The stretch of DNA CATCAGTGGCAAGATCCAGCACATATACATCCGGGCTGCCATCTTTCGACAAAACCATGGCCAGACGACGACCGTCCGGTGACCAGACCGGCGAGCTGTTGATACCGGAAAAGTTGGTAACCTGACGACGCTGACCAGTAGCCAGATCCTGTATATAGATGCGCGGCAGATCTGTTTCGAACGAGACGTAGGCAATCTGGCTGGCATCCGGCGACCAGGCCGGTGACATGATGGGCTCGCGCGACTCCAGCAGAATTTGCGGACGGCGGCCGTCATAATCAGACACATGCAGCCGATATACCGTATCACCGATAGGACCTTCTGCAGACACATACATGATTTTGGTCGAGAAAGCGCCGCGCCGGGCAGTAATTTCCTGATACACCACATCACTTATTTCGTGGGCAATATCACGAAGCTGCGACACACTGCCGGTCAACACTTCGCCCATTACCTTGCGCTCACGATTGATGTCAAAAAACTCCCATTGCACCTGCACCATCTGCCCACCGGGCACCGGACTGATTTTGCCCACCACCAGATACTGCTGCGCCAGAATACGCCAGTCACGGTAGTGAACCTGACTCTCTTCGGTAGGAAGACTCAGCATATTGGCGCGCGACAGTGCGCGGAACTCACCGACCTGCTCCAGATTATTGGCGATAATCTGTGCGACATCTTCATCCGGCAGGCCGGCGCCTTCCCAGGCAAACGGCACAATGGCGACCGGAATGGGGTTATCCACACCGCGGGTAATTTCAATGTTCAGCTCAGTGGCAATCACACGCGCTGACAGCAGCGCGCCCAGAACCAGAATCACAAACTGTCGGTACATCAATTTAATAAATCCTCCGGTCTGAATGTCAGCAGCAGCGAACGGAAATTCCGCTCAAACATGCGTGGCGGCATGCCCTGCAGTTGCTCGAAACGCCTGACTGCCCGCACCGCATTTTCCGCCGAACGATCAAAGGCGGCATCACCGCTGGAACGCACTATCTCAACGTCCACGATTTCTCCGGTTGGCACCAGTCGGATGCGCAACACGGCTGTCATATTATTGCGAGCGCTGGGCGGTCGCGACCAATTTTGCTGAACCAGATCATGAATAATGCCAGTATAGGCCATGACCTGTTCGGCTTCAGTTTCAGCCAGCTCACGTGCGGCTGACTCCTGCGCGGCCTGCTGCTGGCGTTGCTGCTCCAGGCGCCGCTGTTCCTCCAGACGTTGCTGCTCCAGCCTTTGTTGCTCCAGTCGCTGTTGCTCCTGTCGCTCTCGTTCCTGCCTGTCGCGCTCCTGCTGTTCGCGTTGCTGTTGCTCGCGTTCCTGCTGCTCACGTCGCAGTTGGGCCTGACGTTGTTCTTCGCGGCGCGCCTCCTCTTGACGACGCGCTTCTTCCTGCCTGGCCTGCTCTTGCTGACGGGCCTGTTCCTGCTGCCGCGCCTGCTCCTGCTGGCGTTGTTGTTCCAAAGTGCGCTGTTGCTGTATCTGTTCGTTACGGGTCTGCGGATTTTCCGCCACCAGCAAGGCTTTGACTGCCTGCGGGCGCACCAGCTCCACCGACTCGGAATCAGCACGCTGCATGATAAACAGCGAACCCAGTATCAGGCCGTGTAACAACACTGCCAGCAAAACCGAGAATGGATATCCGTTAAATGCTGTCACGCCATTATTCCAGTGGTTTGGTGACCAGATTCGGACTGGTGATACCGGCCTCGCGCAATGCCTCCATCAAACTGATAAAAGGCCCGTAGCTGGCCTGTGAATCGCCTTCCACAAAAATCTGGATACCCGGATTGACTTCCACAATGCGGGCAACCTGTTCACCAATCAGAGCAAGCTCTACTGGCTGCTGTTCATCCTGAGAGGTGACTCCCAGGCTGATAAAATATTGATTATCGGCAGTCAGCTCAATTACCAGCGACTCGGCTTCTTCATCCAGTTCCAGCGGCTCGGAGCTGGCCTGCGGCAAATCCACCCGCAAACCTTGCGTCAGCAGCGGCGCTGTCACCATAAACACAATTAACAACACCAGCATGACATCTATGTACGGAACGACGTTGATGTCGGACATCGGTCTGCGTTTTTTGCGGACAATTTCCATTAAATCGCAGTCCCCGGTCAGTTACTTCGGCGTGCTGGCAACCTGACGATGCAGGATACCGGCAAATTCTTCTGTAAAAGTAATGTAGTTGCCTGCAATGGCATCTACCCGTGATGAGTAACGATTATACGCAACCACTGCCGGAATGGCGGCAAATAATCCCATCGCTGTCGCAATCAACGCTTCGGCGATACCAGGCGCTACCACCTGCAGGGTTGCCTGACTTTGCTGCGCCAGACCGATAAAGGAGTTCATGATACCAATCACGGTACCGAACAAGCCGATGTATGGTGTCACTGAGCCAACTGTTGCCAGAAACGGCAGATTCTTTTCCAGCTTTTCTTCTTCGCGTGAATAGGCAACACGCATGGCGCGCTGCGCGCCGGCCATGATGCCTTCCGCACTGACACCACCCTGCTGACGCAGGCGCATGAATTCTTTAAAGCCGGCACGGAAGATGTTTTCCATACCACCGGTGGGTTTATCTTCTTTCTGCTGATTGCTGCCATCGCGGTACAACTGACTCAGATCCATACCGGACCAGAAGCGCTTTTCGAAGGACCACATGCTCTGCTCGGCACTGCTCAGAACCAGATAGCGCTGAATAATCATGACCCAGGAAATAATTGACGCCAACAGCAAAGTGAGCATGACAAGCTGCACCGTGATGGTGGCATCCAGTATCAGGCCCCAGACATTTAATGAATCGTGCACCCTTTGTTCTCCAGTCCGGTTTTACAGCAGTAAAACGTGTCGCATTATAAAGTAATTCAGACACTTGTCATACAGACAGGGGTGTCTTAAGGCTGATCAAATATGGCTAAATCATGGCGGACTATTCCGCACCCGGCACCGGCAGACCGAACTGCAGGTAGGCGTGCGGTGTCACCATTCGCCCGCGTGCCGTACGCATCATGTAACCCTGCTGAATCAGGTAGGGCTCCAGTACATCCTCAATCGTATCGCGCTCTTCACTGATGGCCGCGGCCAGGCTGTCCACACCCACGGGACCACCGCCAAACTTCTCAATCATGGTCAACAGCAGACGCCGGTCCATATGATCAAAGCCATTGTCATCAATACTGAGCATGTCCAGCGCCTGCCCGGCGATTTCCCGGCTGATCTGACCCGCGTGTTTGACCTCACTGAAATCCCGCACCCGGCGCAACAGTCGGTTAGCGATGCGCGGTGTGCCACGCGAACGGCGGGCAATTTCAAAGGCACCTTCAGCATCAATGATGCAACCCAGAATTCGCGCCGAACGGCTGACGATCTCGCTGAGCTGTTCATTGGAATAAAATTCCAGACGCTGAATAATGCCAAAACGATCCCGTAGTGGTGAGGTCAGCAGGCCAGCCCGGGTTGTAGCACCGACCAGCGTAAACGGCGGTAATTCCAGTTTAATGGAACGCGCTGCCGGCCCTTCACCAATCATGATATCCAGCTGATAGTCTTCCATCGCCGGATACAGGATCTCTTCAATAGCCGGGCTGAGTCGATGAATCTCATCGATAAACAGCACATCGCCCTGTTCAAGATTGGTCAACAGTGCTGCCAGGTCACCGGCCTTCTCCAATACCGGGCCAGATGTCGTTTTTATCGACACATTGAGCTCATTGGCAATAATATTGGCCAGTGTGGTTTTGCCCAGACCCGGCGGACCAAATATCAACGTATGATCCAGCGGTTCATTCCGGTTGCGGGCTGCACTGATGAAAATTTCCATCTGCTGTTTGACGTCGCTCTGGCCGATATAATCCGTCAGCGCCAGCGGACGGATAGCGCGATCTACTGACTGCTCATGGGGCGCCAGCTCAGGTGAAATCAATCGTTCGGAATCGCCAATCATGTCTGTATCCTGTCCGATTACAACATGGCCCGCAACGCCAGGCGTATGATGTCTTCGCTACGATTTAACTCAGGTTTATCACGCATCACACGCACCACCATGCGCGCCGCTTCTGCCGGCTTGTAACCCAAGGCTATCAATGCTGTTTCAGCCTCTTCACTGCCCTGCCTGGCGTCGGACTGTTCGCTGAATCCTGGCAGTGCGGAGGCATCTTCGCCAGCACTCGAGATCTGCCACGACTTGAGGCGATCGCGCATATCCAGTACCAGACGTTCTGCAGTTTTTTTACCGATACCCGGTATCTTCGTCAACGCCGTTACATCGTTGCTGTGAACCAGACGCACAAATTCATCAGCAGGCACACCTGACAAGATAGCCAGCGCCACCTTGGGACCAATGCCATTGACCTTGATCAGCGCGCGGAACAGCTCCCGTTCCTGTTGCTCAAAAAAACCAAACAATTGGTGCGCATCTTCGCGCACTACCAGATGTGTATGTAGGACTACACCCTGACCGGTTGCCGGCAACTGATAGAAGGTGCTCATGGGCGCCTGCACCTCGTAACCGATACCGGCCACATCGACCAGCAACTCGGGTGCTTTTTTTTCCAGCAATGTCCCTGTAATGCGTCCTATCACTTTGTCATCGCCCCAAACTTTGTATCAGGAATGTTATCAGCATCATAGCCCCTGAAACCGGCGCCGGCTGAATCCGGATGCCGCACTCATTTTTATCATACTGACACGGGTATTGGCATGGCAGATTGCAATCGCCAGCGCATCGGCGGCATCAGCCTGCAATTTACCCTGCAAACCCAATAGCACACGTACCATGTGCTGAACCTGGGATTTATCGGCAGCGCCTGAGCCAGTTACCGACTGTTTGATAGTGCGCGCAGGATACTCAGCCACGGGCAAATCAGCATGCAGACAGGCTACCATGGCAGCCCCTCGGGCTTGACCCAGTTTAAGCGCCGAGGAAACACTTTTGCCCAGAAACACCTCTTCAATGGCGCATTCCTGGGGAGAGTATTCCTCAATCACCGAACTGAGCTGCCGGAAAATATCTTTCAGACGCGCCGGGTGATCACCCGGCGTCGGACGGATGCAGCCACAGCCAACATACTTGAGGCGATTGCCCACAGACTCGATGACGCCGTATCCGGTCGCCCGCGAACCCGGGTCAATGCCAAGTATCAATGTCATCTGTGACCTCTGGCCACCGCGTATCGCACAGCGGCCCTGCTTGTTTTTATGACTGCTGAGCCTGCTGCTGAGTCTCACGCAGACGGATATTCAGCTCGCGCAGTTGCTTGGTCGACACCGGTCCCGGCGCGTCGGTCAGCGGGCAGGCCGCCGACTGCGTTTTCGGGAAGGCAATCACTTCACGGATAGACGATGCACCGGTCATCAGCATGATCAGACGATCGAGGCCGAAGGCCAGACCACCATGCGGCGGACAACCGGACGCCAGCGCGTTGAGCAGGAAGCCGAATTTTTCCTGTGCTTCTTCCTCACCGATGCCCAGCACCTCAAACACAGCCTGCTGCATGTCCGGGCGGTTAATACGAATGGAACCCCCACCCAGCTCGGTACCGTTGAGCACCATATCATAGGCACGCGACAATGCCGTCGCAGGACTGTCACGCAGTTCTTCAGGCGAGCACGACGGCGCTGTGAACGGGTGATGCAGAGAATTCAGATTACCTTCTTTATCGGTCTCAAACATGGGGAAGTCCACCACCCACAGCGGCGCCCAGCCTTCGCGCACCAGACCGGTATCAGCAGCCACCTTCAGACGCAGGGCGCCAATGGCTTCGTTAACAACGTTGATCTTGTCGGCCCCGAAGAAGATGATGTCGCCAGTAGTCGCCTGCGCACGCGCCAGCACTTTATGCACAACATCTTCCGGCATAAATTTAATGATGGGCGATTGCAGACCTTCCAGCCCGGCATTTATGTCGTTGACCTTGATCCAGGCCAGACCCTTGGCACCGTAAATGCCAACAAAACGGGTATAGTCATCAATTTCTTTGCGGCTTAGCGTTGCACCACCAGGCACACGCAGCGCTACCACCCGGCTCTGCGGATCGTTAGCAGGAC from Pseudohongiella spirulinae encodes:
- the tolB gene encoding Tol-Pal system beta propeller repeat protein TolB translates to MYRQFVILVLGALLSARVIATELNIEITRGVDNPIPVAIVPFAWEGAGLPDEDVAQIIANNLEQVGEFRALSRANMLSLPTEESQVHYRDWRILAQQYLVVGKISPVPGGQMVQVQWEFFDINRERKVMGEVLTGSVSQLRDIAHEISDVVYQEITARRGAFSTKIMYVSAEGPIGDTVYRLHVSDYDGRRPQILLESREPIMSPAWSPDASQIAYVSFETDLPRIYIQDLATGQRRQVTNFSGINSSPVWSPDGRRLAMVLSKDGSPDVYVLDLATDELTRLTDHPRAETEPAWTTDSRSVIFTSDRTGQPQIYKADVVGGGFPERLTFDCFYCAKGQFLPDGVNLVHVRRDTRQDNSYSIAVLNVETGRVLTLTDTSLDESPSVAPNGSMIMFGTTYNGRGVLDAVSIDGRVKFRLPSSQGDVREPSWSPYLN
- a CDS encoding energy transducer TonB is translated as MTAFNGYPFSVLLAVLLHGLILGSLFIMQRADSESVELVRPQAVKALLVAENPQTRNEQIQQQRTLEQQRQQEQARQQEQARQQEQARQEEARRQEEARREEQRQAQLRREQQEREQQQREQQERDRQERERQEQQRLEQQRLEQQRLEEQRRLEQQRQQQAAQESAARELAETEAEQVMAYTGIIHDLVQQNWSRPPSARNNMTAVLRIRLVPTGEIVDVEIVRSSGDAAFDRSAENAVRAVRRFEQLQGMPPRMFERNFRSLLLTFRPEDLLN
- a CDS encoding ExbD/TolR family protein, encoding MEIVRKKRRPMSDINVVPYIDVMLVLLIVFMVTAPLLTQGLRVDLPQASSEPLELDEEAESLVIELTADNQYFISLGVTSQDEQQPVELALIGEQVARIVEVNPGIQIFVEGDSQASYGPFISLMEALREAGITSPNLVTKPLE
- the tolQ gene encoding protein TolQ, with protein sequence MHDSLNVWGLILDATITVQLVMLTLLLASIISWVMIIQRYLVLSSAEQSMWSFEKRFWSGMDLSQLYRDGSNQQKEDKPTGGMENIFRAGFKEFMRLRQQGGVSAEGIMAGAQRAMRVAYSREEEKLEKNLPFLATVGSVTPYIGLFGTVIGIMNSFIGLAQQSQATLQVVAPGIAEALIATAMGLFAAIPAVVAYNRYSSRVDAIAGNYITFTEEFAGILHRQVASTPK
- the ruvB gene encoding Holliday junction branch migration DNA helicase RuvB yields the protein MGDSERLISPELAPHEQSVDRAIRPLALTDYIGQSDVKQQMEIFISAARNRNEPLDHTLIFGPPGLGKTTLANIIANELNVSIKTTSGPVLEKAGDLAALLTNLEQGDVLFIDEIHRLSPAIEEILYPAMEDYQLDIMIGEGPAARSIKLELPPFTLVGATTRAGLLTSPLRDRFGIIQRLEFYSNEQLSEIVSRSARILGCIIDAEGAFEIARRSRGTPRIANRLLRRVRDFSEVKHAGQISREIAGQALDMLSIDDNGFDHMDRRLLLTMIEKFGGGPVGVDSLAAAISEERDTIEDVLEPYLIQQGYMMRTARGRMVTPHAYLQFGLPVPGAE
- the ruvA gene encoding Holliday junction branch migration protein RuvA, which encodes MIGRITGTLLEKKAPELLVDVAGIGYEVQAPMSTFYQLPATGQGVVLHTHLVVREDAHQLFGFFEQQERELFRALIKVNGIGPKVALAILSGVPADEFVRLVHSNDVTALTKIPGIGKKTAERLVLDMRDRLKSWQISSAGEDASALPGFSEQSDARQGSEEAETALIALGYKPAEAARMVVRVMRDKPELNRSEDIIRLALRAML
- the ruvC gene encoding crossover junction endodeoxyribonuclease RuvC; this translates as MTLILGIDPGSRATGYGVIESVGNRLKYVGCGCIRPTPGDHPARLKDIFRQLSSVIEEYSPQECAIEEVFLGKSVSSALKLGQARGAAMVACLHADLPVAEYPARTIKQSVTGSGAADKSQVQHMVRVLLGLQGKLQADAADALAIAICHANTRVSMIKMSAASGFSRRRFQGL